One Ranitomeya imitator isolate aRanImi1 chromosome 1, aRanImi1.pri, whole genome shotgun sequence DNA window includes the following coding sequences:
- the LOC138656879 gene encoding cuticle collagen 34-like — MNKDPTAPDRRQTPPPRTAVRPRRQTPWPRTAVGPRRPGPPSDPAARPRGPGPPSDPAAPGPPSDPAAPGPPSDPAAPGPPSDPAAPGPPSDPAAPGPPSDPAAPDPAAPDSRQTPPPRTAVRPRLPGPPSDPASPDRRQTPPPRTAVRPRRPGPPSDPASPDRRQTPPPRTAVRPRRPGPRRPGPPSDPASPDRRQTPPPRTAVRPRLPGPPSDPASPDRRQTPPPRTAVRPHSNQLLLHINKG, encoded by the coding sequence atgaacaAAGACCCTACGGCCCCGGACCGCCGTCAGACCCCGCCGCCCCGGACCGCCGTCAGACCCCGCCGCCAGACCCCGTGGCCCCGGACCGCCGTCGGACCCCGCCGCCCCGGACCGCCGTCAGACCCCGCCGCCAGACCCCGTGGCCCCGGACCGCCGTCGGACCCCGCGGCCCCCGGACCGCCGTCGGACCCCGCGGCCCCCGGACCGCCGTCGGACCCCGCGGCCCCCGGACCGCCGTCGGACCCCGCGGCCCCCGGACCGCCGTCGGACCCCGCGGCCCCCGGACCGCCGTCGGACCCCGCGGCCCCGGACCCCGCCGCCCCAGACAGCCGTCAGACCCCGCCGCCCCGGACCGCCGTCAGACCCCGCCTCCCCGGACCGCCGTCAGACCCCGCCTCCCCGGACCGCCGTCAGACCCCGCCTCCCCGGACCGCCGTCAGACCCCGCCGCCCCGGACCGCCGTCAGACCCCGCCTCCCCGGACCGCCGTCAGACCCCGCCGCCCCGGACCGCCGTCAGACCCCGCCGCCCCGGACCCCGCCGCCCCGGACCGCCGTCAGACCCCGCCTCCCCGGACCGCCGTCAGACCCCGCCGCCCCGGACCGCCGTCAGACCCCGCCTCCCCGGACCGCCGTCGGACCCCGCCTCCCCGGACCGCCGTCAGACCCCGCCGCCCCGGACCGCCGTCAGACCCCACAGCAATCAGTTACTTCTTCATATAAATAAAGGCTAG